The Coregonus clupeaformis isolate EN_2021a chromosome 6, ASM2061545v1, whole genome shotgun sequence genome has a segment encoding these proteins:
- the LOC121567534 gene encoding zinc finger CCCH domain-containing protein 4-like yields the protein MAVESMTVHPNSPTTTNHEHSLLTDERREDGELEEGELEDDGGEVEVAEEPSAGGGGEDGGDDEGAAAVAEAAPPEKTHRSKERHASGDEKDEEKARRHKRKRRKEREREKEKRRAKKRRKSKHKRHASSSDDHSDFSDDSDYSPSEKRKYRDYSPTYPPSSLGSYPPAPSSGHGGLMPKKGSYVKMDKQGYGGYGDYEEENYEGEEDEEMGDEDYDDFTKELNQYRKAKEGGSGDGGGRGNSRGGRGSKNGVRGGKGRMKNQRGRGGMRGGGRGGRGRGGSRGRGRGSKMGGDNEDGDGMMYGGGGGGGGGGGGGGGDEMEYGDDDYDHMGEDDYDEYSQYRKSKDRGRGGKGGRGRGRGKQGRGMNRGGRGRNRGRGRGGGDQGHDEDNNGDVGDMGDGGGGQHNKHQGDKHQEKKGKAICKYYIEGRCTWGEHCNFSHDIELPKKKELCKFYITGFCARAENCPYMHGDFPCKLFHTTGSCVNGDECMFSHEPLTDDTQDLLNKMLAEDAEAGAEDEKEVEELKKQGINPLPKPPPGVGLLPTPPRPGPPDNSGPGDFGPPGPPQGPMSPNGLPSPGPTQGSGPCPGPPTPYPDSGPYQGTPNPNGPPPPSMGPPPPCPGNGGKKIPSLFEIKVQPTGQLAQKLANHRGQNPGTATGQAGATGPQGLPGGPGGPPPRFPPPGMMPPDMSMGPPPPMGPGGPPMMPGFGPEGGPMMPPGPPPGGNFFDNFFNQQQDMNMDGVVEEGDDFQGFGGMDEKEGRGSGGNQSSMGGPDVPANGGLANQQAGMGVPDFLPPAQRMLFMRIQQKQQEDEERARLAKGGGERDTEGDSANWYSSEDEDGGGSVTSILKTLRQQSQGPPKPEGPLSDPRLQKGSPAQPPIRPADPRQGDPRLARDPRLSRATDSAQALDSPNPSLASTVAPADPRLARLATATLTPKPDAPLVYKPPPLTAPPAEEEETERVLRDKPVPIPLDPLMGMALRDPRSQLKQFSHIKKDILLHMPLYAKTVTWNPEDLIPILIPKQDLLPLPPGIPPVSAMDPRLSRSQQRIHTALPPTPPVPAPSLEAPASSSLPDFELLSRILKTVNASSGPSQSSPSLPLVPPPALLPAPPALLPTPVDKPVDPRMARKATADPRLQPQKSALKQPSESPVPPLTVSPAAPPSTSGSSSPTIAPYDPRLLSAGGVGCGGGAGAAGGSSVLSGISLYDPRTPSAGKLEGPGTATNTTPSSGPAEPKASEAAPAKPKAKEPLFVRKSALDQPEPEKSSEQSTDRYNSYNRPRPKPAPSPSTGPPGGPAASGSSTAGQGPPGAAEQAPAGVHNLPVSSVFSMVKQASKPSGSGSPFGGNSPAQPGDTTTTTTEQDNASLKEVFKGFDPTASPFCQ from the exons ATGGCTGTGGAAAGCATGACTGTCCATCCAAACTCCCCAACAACAACCAACCACGAACACAGTCTTCTCACTGACGAAAG GCGTGAGGATGGTGAGCTGGAAGAGGGGGAGCTGGAGGATgatggtggagaggtggaggtggcAGAGGAGCCCAGCgccgggggaggaggagaagatggaggTGATGATGaaggagcagcagcagtagcagaggCAGCCCCCCCAGAGAAAACTCACCGCAGCAAAGAGCGCCACGCCAGCGGCGACGAGAAGGACGAAGAGAAGGCCCGCCGCcacaagaggaagaggagaaaagagagggagcgggagaaggagaagaggagagccaAGAAAAGACGCAAATCCAAGCACAAA CGTCATGCCTCCTCCAGTGATGACCACTCAGACTTTAGCGATGACTCTGACTACAGCCCCAGTGAGAAGAGGAAGTATCGGGACTACAGCCCTACGTACCCCCCTTCT TCCCTTGGAAGTTACCCACCAGCCCCGTCCTCCGGCCACGGTGGCCTCATGCCTAAGAAGGGCAGCTACGTAAAGATGGACAAGCAAGGCTACGGGGGCTACGGTGATTACGAAGAGGAGAACtacgagggagaggaggatgaggagatggggGATGAAGACTACGATGACTTCACCAAGGAGCTCAACCAGTACCGCAAGGCCAAAGAGGGAGGCAGCGGCGATGGAGGTGGAAGGGGCAACAGTCGTGGGGGCAGAGGTAGCAAAAATGGGGTCAGAG GAGGTAAAGGTCGTATGAAGAACCAGCGAGGTCGAGGaggcatgagaggaggagggCGTGgcggtagaggaagaggagggagcagGGGTCGGGGACGAGGGAGCAAGATGGGTGGAGACAACGAGGACGGAGACGGGATGATGtacggagggggaggaggaggaggaggaggaggggggggaggaggaggagacgagatGGAG TATGGAGATGATGACTATGACCACATGGGTGAAGATGACTATGATGAATACTCTCAGTACAGGAAGTCCAAAGACCGTGGAAGGG GTGGTAAAGGTGGGCGGGGGCGGGGCCGGGGGAAACAGGGACGTGGTATGAACCGGGGAGGCCGAGGGAGGAACCGAGGGAGAGGCCGAGGAGGTGGAGACCAGGGTCACGATGAGGACAACAATGGAGACGTGGGGGACATGGGG GATGGCGGAGGAGGCCAGCACAACAAGCACCAGGGGGACAAGCACCAAGAAAAGAAAGGGAAAGCCATCTGCAAGTACTACATCGAGGGCCGCTGTACTTGG GGGGAACACTGCAACTTCAGCCACGACATTGAGCTGCCCAAGAAGAAAGAACTCTGCAAGTTCTACATCACCGGCTTCTGCGCGCGGGCTGAAAACTGCCCCTACATGCATG GTGATTTCCCCTGCAAGCTGTTCCATACCACCGGGAGCTGTGTGAATGGAGACGAATGCATGTTCTCCCATGAGCCTCTCACCGACGACACCCAAGACCTGTTAAATAAG ATGCTGGCGGAGGATGCCGAGGCTGGAGCTGAGGATgagaaggaggtggaggagctaaagaagCAGGGGATCAACCCCCTTCCCAAGCCTCCTCCTGGGGTGGGCCTGCTCCCGACACCGCCCAGACCAGGGCCGCCCGACAACTCTGGCCCTGGGGACTTTGGACCTCCTGGACCACCACAGGGCCCCATGTCCCCCAACGGCCTCCCCAGTCCAGGGCCTACCCAAGGGTCCGGTCCCTGTCCTGgtccccctaccccctacccagACAGTGGCCCCTACCAGGGCACTCCCAACCCCAATGGTCCCCCACCCCCATCCATGGGCCCCCCACCCCCCTGTCCCGGCAATGGAGGGAAGAAGATCCCCTCGCTGTTTGAGATCAAGGTGCAGCCCACGGGACAGCTAGCTCAGAAACTAGCTAATCACAG AGGTCAGAACCCGGGAACTGCCACAGGCCAAGCTGGCGCCACTGGCCCCCAAGGGCTCCCCGGTGGGCCTGGTGGGCCTCCGCCTCGGTTCCCTCCACCTGGCATGATGCCCCCAGACATGTCCATGGGTCCTCCCCCACCCATGGGCCCTGGAGGACCCCCCATGATGCCAGGCTTTGGCCCAGAAGGGGGGCCTATGATGCCCCCCGGACCTCCTCCAGGGGGTAACTTCTTTGATAACTTCTTCAACCAGCAGCAAGACATGAATATGGACGGGGTGGTGGAGGAAG GTGATGACTTCCAGGGCTTTGGAGGGATGGACGAGAAAGAAGGAAGAGGATCGGGAGGAAACCAGAGCTCCATGGGAGGCCCGGACGTCCCCGCAAACGGCGGCTTGGCCAATCAGCAGGCGGGGATGGGCGTGCCTGACTTCCTGCCGCCGGCCCAGCGCATGCTGTTCATGAGAATCCAGCAGAAACagcaggaggatgaggagagggccAGGCTGGccaaggggggaggagagagggacacgGAAG GTGACTCAGCTAACTGGTACTCCAGTGAGGATGAGGATGGAGGCGGCAGTGTCACATCCATCCTGAAGACGCTCCGCCAGCAGAGCCAGGGACCCCCCAAACCTGAAGGCCCCCTCAGCGACCCCCGCCTCCAGAAAGGCTCCCCAGCGCAACCCCCCATCCGACCGGCGGACCCCCGTCAGGGGGACCCCCGGCTGGCTCGCGACCCCCGCCTCTCCCGGGCCACAGACTCTGCCCAGGCTTTGGACTCTCCCAACCCCTCCTTGGCCTCCACCGTCGCCCCTGCAGACCCCCGCCTGGCACGGCTCGCTACCGCAACCCTCACCCCCAAACCAGACGCCCCCCTGGTGTACAAGCCCCCGCCCCTCACGGCTCCccctgcagaggaggaggagacggagAGGGTTCTGAGGGACAAGCCTGTGCCCATCCCCCTGGACCCCCTGATGGGCATGGCCCTGAGGGACCCGCGCTCACAGCTGAAGCAGTTCAGCCACATCAAGAAGGACATACTCCTGCACATGCCCCTCTATGCTAAGACAGTGACATGGAACCCAGAGGACCTCATCCCCATCCTCATCCCTAAACAGGAcctcctcccactccccccaGGCATCCCCCCTGTCTCAGCCATGGACCCCCGCCTCTCACGCAGCCAGCAGCGGATCCACACGGCCCTCCCCCCTACCCCACCCGTCCCGGCTCCCTCCTTAGAAGCCCcagcctcctcctccctcccagaCTTTGAGCTGCTCTCTCGCATCCTCAAAACTGTTAACGCCTCATCCGGCCCCTCTCAGtcatccccttctctcccccttgtCCCTCCACCGGCTTTGTTGCCGGCGCCTCCTGCTTTGTTGCCCACCCCTGTCGACAAGCCTGTCGATCCTCGAATGGCCCGCAAAGCCACTGCTGACCCCCGGCTCCAGCCGCAGAAATCTGCCCTGAAGCAGCCTTCAGAGTCCCCTGTCCCCCCTCTGACAGTCTCCCCTGCAGCCCCTCCATCCACCTCCGGCTCCTCTTCCCCCACCATCGCCCCCTACGACCCTCGGCTACTGTCAGCAGGTGGGGTGGGCTGTGGAGGGGGAGCGGGTGCAGCTGGTGGCAGCAGTGTACTAAGTGGTATTAGTCTATATGACCCCCGGACTCCTAGTGCAGGTAAACTTGAGGGCCCTGGTACCGCCACAAACACAACCCCCAGCAGCGGCCCTGCAGAGCCCAAAGCCAGTGAGGCAGCGCCAGCCAAGCCAAAGGCCAAGGAGCCCCTGTTTGTCCGTAAGTCTGCCCTGGACCAGCCGGAGCCAGAGAAGAGCAGCGAGCAGTCCACTGACCGCTACAACAGCTATAACCGGCCCAGGCCCAAGCCTGCACCCTCGCCGTCCACCGGGCCCCCCGGAGGTCCTGCTGCCTCTGGCTCCTCCACGGCCGGACAGGGCCCCCCTGGTGCTGCTGAGCAGGCCCCGGCGGGCGTCCACAACCTGCCTGTGTCCTCGGTCTTCAGCATGGTGAAACAGGCCAGCAAGCCCAGCGGTTCCGGCAGTCCCTTTGGTGGGAACAGCCCTGCCCAGCCTGgcgacaccaccaccaccaccacggaGCAGGACAATGCCTCTCTGAAGGAGGTTTTTAAAGGCTTTGACCCCACGGCATCACCCTTCTGCCAGTGA